From Fusobacterium varium:
TGGATTAAAATTTCTGGGAGTTATAGATGGACACAATATAGAAGAATTAACTAACACTTTTAATAAAGTAAAGGATATGGAAGGACCAATTTTTATACATATAAAAACTCAAAAAGGCAAGGGATATTCATTTGCTGAGAAGGATCAGGAAAAATTTCATGGTATATCACCATTTGATATGAAGACGGGTTCTACTCCATGTAAAACTAAAACTTATTCTAGCATTCTGGGAGAAGAAATGGTAAAACTTGGAGAGAAAGATGAAAATGTTTATGCTATTTCAGCTGGAATGGTAAAAGGAACAGGATTAGGAGAATTTTTTGAAAAGTTTCCTAAGAGAGCTGTAGATGTAGGAATAGCAGAAGGACATGCTGTAACTTTTGCAGGTGGACTTGCTTCTATGGGAAAAAAACCATATGTAGCAATTTATTCAACTTTTATGCAAAGAGGTTTCAGTCAACTTATTCATGATATTTCTATTCAAAAATTACCAGTTCGTTTTATAATAGATAGAGCAGGTATTGTAGGAGAGGATGGAAAAACTCATAATGGACTTTATGATATTTCTATGTTCACTACTATACCAAACTATATGGTCATTGCTCCTACTACTTGTGATGAGCTTATAGAGGCTCTAGAGATATCAAAGGATTTTGATGATGGACCTATGGTAATAAGAATACCAAGAGAAATTTCTTTTTCATTGGAAAATGATGAAAAATTTCAAATAGGTAAATGGAAAGAAATAAAAAAAGGGGAAAAAATTCTCTTTATAGCAACAGGAAGTATGCTAAAAGAGATTTTAAGTATAGATGAACAGTTAAAATCAAAAAAAATTAATGGAACAATAGTAAGTGCAGCTTCAATAAAACCTCTTGATGAAAAATACATATTGGACAATCTGGATAAATATGATAATATTTTTGTTATGGAAGAAGCTTATGAAAAAAATTCATTTGGAAGCAGTATCTTAGATTTTATTAATGGAATGGGGAAGAGAAAAATTATAAATAAAATAGCAATAGAGAATGGAATCGTGCCACATGGAAAGCGGGGAGAACTTTTGGAAGAATTTGGTTTAAAAGGAGAAAATTTAATTAAAAGAATTGAGGAAAAAATAGATGCAGGAAAAAAATAAAAAAGCATTGGAATT
This genomic window contains:
- a CDS encoding 1-deoxy-D-xylulose-5-phosphate synthase, encoding MENLKDASVDEIKERAEKIRKILIETVSKNGGHLGPNLGVVELTLCLHKVFDFSKDKLLFDVGHQSYIHKILTGREERFSTLRQRNGIGPFMDPKESPCDPFISGHAGTALSAAAGIALADPDKKVIVVIGDASISNGHSLEALNNIGAKLKNLIIILNDNEMSIGKNVGSLSRFFGKLMVSEKYMNFRDDVKAIINKIRIVNRVSNTLERMEFSIKNFFLPLSILESLGLKFLGVIDGHNIEELTNTFNKVKDMEGPIFIHIKTQKGKGYSFAEKDQEKFHGISPFDMKTGSTPCKTKTYSSILGEEMVKLGEKDENVYAISAGMVKGTGLGEFFEKFPKRAVDVGIAEGHAVTFAGGLASMGKKPYVAIYSTFMQRGFSQLIHDISIQKLPVRFIIDRAGIVGEDGKTHNGLYDISMFTTIPNYMVIAPTTCDELIEALEISKDFDDGPMVIRIPREISFSLENDEKFQIGKWKEIKKGEKILFIATGSMLKEILSIDEQLKSKKINGTIVSAASIKPLDEKYILDNLDKYDNIFVMEEAYEKNSFGSSILDFINGMGKRKIINKIAIENGIVPHGKRGELLEEFGLKGENLIKRIEEKIDAGKK